The Rhipicephalus sanguineus isolate Rsan-2018 chromosome 10, BIME_Rsan_1.4, whole genome shotgun sequence genome segment AAAGAATGTTGAATGTTGCTAAAGTTTATTAATATGCTAACTGTTCTGATCTTGTACCCACTTGCACTTTTTAAAgagattttaacagcgaagctgtttagcaaatcactccttgtgagtcgatcacagaaaactaccatcatcttAACAGGTATGGGCCACTGTGCCTgagaacgggtacagagagagagaaagaaagagcgaaacaaacagagagacggaaagaaagacataaagaaagagtAAGAGAACAATCCTTGCCGAACAATAGATTCTTCACGAGGCGCGAATCAAACCCACGTAGCCttgatctgaaggcgagcgtcttaaccactcggctatccaggcacggtagcacagcatagcataaccttgtacagtatagtgcagcaagggggtgggaaagggaagtgggcatgaggaggagagatgtgatggtgagaaggaggggagaaagtaaagcgtagcacagaaagaaaaaacaaagagaaagaaatgcagaaagaaaaataaaaagagacagagagaacatgaacgaaagagagagaaagaagtagagggagaaaaaaagacacaaagaaagaggaagcaagcatcttAGTGCAAACTGGTTGCAacgtttttctttcatttttcactGTCAAATGAGCAGTGTTAGTTTTGTTCCCATCTGTGGCTTCTGCAGTGCACACATATCACCGCTGTACGTACTGTCACTACTGTGATGTAATCGCATGCCCTATTTTCCTGCAGTATTTCAAACAAATGAAAGTGCAAGCCCGTCGCATCAGCCGCAGGATATGACACATGTGATCCAAAACGATGACAATTTCTTGTGCATCTTCACTCTCCTCTACACAAATCTGCCATCGCATGTTACACTTGTACTGTATGAAGTGACGGCCACAGTGCTGGCAACACTGTCACGTGAGTTTGACTCAAAATTGCTCACTAACGACGTTTCAGCCACTAGAAGATTTTGCTTCCTACACATATGACTGACAAAATACAGAATTAAATTCAGTTCTCCAAATAAAAATGTTCTTagccaaaaaacaaaacaaacaagtttCGACATAAACATAATGTTGCATAATGAACTCAATCACAATTTTGCATTACACTTCGTTCCCACGAGAGCTGCTGTTCTCAAGAAAAAACCACAAGAAGAGAGGCCTCAGCAAGTTGGTGCTATGACTCAGCTTTTGTGTGCCTACCTTGATGTTGGAATCTGCCATGTCGCAAGTCCTGGAGATACCTCTCTCGTACAGCCTCATGCAGTCCACTGTCATGGCCGAGATCTGAAAGCAAGCAATACGGGCTTTCAGCTAGTGCCACACCTGTTGGCAGCATGAGCTGTATCAACTTGTACGAGACAGCTATCCAAACACTGGCGAACCAACAGCTATGTCATCAACAAAGATGGTAAACTCCACATTGCAAAGCTTGCCTTGATAATGACAGCACTGGTTATTGTTCAAATAATGACAATTCCCTACATTGTGCCTGCTGACACTTGACTGTTACACGTGGTTTCAATGCAAAAGCCAGGCCTAGATTTCACAAAACGTACAAGCTGTTAATACATGCACTGATATAAAAATTGGTCATACCACCATCGTTCTGACAAGCTGTACTGGTGAAAAACTAGCTTTACAATCATGAAAAATCAAAGTacacaggtgttttttttttttttcgctttgtttttgtttttttttttttcgcttcgctcccgttgAAATGAAGCCACAATGGCCAGGAATCCAACTCACTTTATCGAGCTCAGCAGTGTCATGCTTTAGGTGCTAAACTACCACAGCTGGGGCAGAAATGCAAGCACAGTCTGCACTGCTAGGTCTTTCTTGACCGATATTTGACAAAGATTGCACCACCACACACTGCCAATGGCCTTCACTGCCACACAAGAACCATTGCAGAAGTCCCCCAGCTTTGCTGTAAGATACTGACAGTGGTGGGCATGGTTAGTATCTTTGCTGAACCATGGCAAATAAGAAATGTAAACTAATGGGACACAGGCACGGCACAAAGAGACAAGATGAAAGTGCTACTGACAACTGAATTCAGAAAGTAGGAAACTCTTCTAACACACCATGTCTTACATCATCGAAAAGCAGGCAGACTAGAAAAAGACCACAAGAACTTACTTTGTAAAAACGCACAAAATGTCTGCCATGTGTTGCGTCTAAAAAAGCCCCTTCATTGTCATGAAGCGCTAAGGATGCTCGACTGACACATACCTTTCCCTTCCTCTTAATTTCGTGGGCTTCAACGACCTCCCTAGTCGTCTGATCTCTACACTGGAAAAGAACTGATCTTTCTTCAAAGTAGGGCGTGCACGTATGTTATGACTTGCAATCGCTTGTGTGCATGGCAAGATGCATGTGCACGCTGCCTTTTGTGGAATTAAAGTGCTCTTAAAGCCTGGTATTTAAgaagagaacttcagcgcaaatcaagacgaaccacaaagaatagaagagacaagcactggcgcttattttcaagcgtttattCAAGCCTGGTGTTTAGGCGCCTGCCAGTTTACCCCATGTACAATAAAGAGTGCATTTGCTCCTTCTTAACTCTTTGAGGGTCAAACGCGTACGTCATTCCCTGTATGTGTAAAATGTGCCCCTTTTccatcatttctcttgcttggcatgtgctgccacgtgaaattttttttcttgcgacgatgtctctccattttttttgttatgttttacTACAGCGCTTCaccagctagtttcggtttcgttcttcGGCCGGTTCCTGCTTGTTGCActcgcaaaactgatggctttccgATTTAGAATCTTTCAAAAGCTGACCgatttgttactctctcatttatggCTCCCCAGTATGCGATTACACCTGTTTCCGTGCAGGCACTGACTCACGTAAACAATGCCGCTGTAGTTGCATTTCGGGGACTCACCATATGTGCTTTAGTCTTGTCGGCAATAAGAAgaatgattattataggttttGGACTTCTTTTCGCTTCCCAGACACGCTCACAActacagttttcttcagtgcactcCCCGACGCAGTTTGCTTTCGCTATGGAAGTGTGCGTCGGTTTCTCTGCCACAAGTGAGTCCAGCGGCGATTCCTCCAAATCGACTgtcgaatcagaatctgattcagtaaatgtcagcccaTCTTACGAGGACTTACTTACGAGTTAAGGCTCAGATGTTGATGagtgagcgacatctcaaaagtgTGTGCGGTGAgacgatgctgactggatcaaaagtCGCTTTTCTCCCCCTGTATTTCCACTTAACaccacttcgtgcacttattttcgtacgtctgtgaactacacagaTGTTTATTCAAAcgcataattttttaacagtcgtATAGGCCTTTCCTTAGAATTTATCTTGCACTACTCactaataaaccatgtgtatgtaacaacacaaaTTATTTTTTGTCACTTGACGGTCgccaaaaaaaatttttagacaattttttctaAAATAGATtcatctgaagaatttaattcagcaataaaaaaatacaaactgatgatttttttttgcattttgcaaaaaaaaaaatcaaccctgaaagggttaaagaactcgtgggtcccttatgccttcgcctaagatgactcgaacgTGAAAGCCTTCGttgatgtgttgatcctccctcgcctccctcggaaagctttctgcgcctaacgcggcttgcactgcctccagggtcagaggcattgcaagctttctgtgcttgacaAGGTTTTGCACAGCCCCCACGATCGGCCCACTTTCGACGAAGCATTGATGTCATCtgatgatgtcatcgtgtgacgtaATGATCACGTCATgacgacatcacaaattttggcgatctgtgacgtcatcatgtgatgatgatttttcgcatcactcgtgctgccACCAACGCCGTGGGACGCCAACACAAGCaacgccgactgtcaattttcacgtttcatgaggcacctaaGACTTTTGCTTTAATAAGCAGCAAATAAGAGAAGACGAGGAGTATAGTATTCGCAGTCCTTATTGGCCATGCTTCCATACCAACTAAGGAGCACCTCAGATCAAGCTCACCCCGTGCATGGATGTGGTGAGGCTCTCCAGCAGCGTCTCGACCGAGGCAGCAACCGTGCGTGCCTCTTCTTCCAGGTCGGCCAAGGCACTCGGATCAATGGGGGCAATGGGCGGCCCAAACATCTGCCGACACAGGCTCGACGTGGAGGAGCACGACGAAGGAAACGGCTCTGCACAAACGTCACTATGTTCCCCTCATTGCAACTCGCTTGTCTAGGCCAGGCAAACTCTATTTCCATCTATCCATCAAACTAATAGCTGTCTGAATGGTTATCTGTTTAAATGGAAGCAGACTTGTGAAAGATCTCTTGTATTAGGTACTGCCTGGTGATAAATGAGGGTAAGgtatttgttgagagaagagggaatgatttctagccgactgagaattaattgtaaattccaggccgcgtgctgagcGTTACTCGTGAGTTTGACTCacgtgttctcagaagcctcaactaccaatcggcagcgtttcctgaacatgctgaaaaagtgttgcagggcccttttaagaagATGCAAGGTGATGTTACCTAAGTAACAATTTATTATTGATTGTATCAGCAATTATTCTCTTCAGAGCTCATGTCCCAATTTGTGAAACTAAAAATGAGCAGCAACAtacatttcgcagaaattctgtgCTTTGTGACAGTTTCAAGAAACACATCTTAAATATTTATGAAAAAGTGTGTCGATGTTACAGACTTTCTAGGTCCCAGTTACTTCTTGACAAGCTACGAGAAGGACCACGTGTAAATTTAACAGATCAATCTCACAGAAACTCTACCACACCACTACTGCTAAAAAGGATTCTAGAAGCTTTTAGGTCTTGATGATTTGCATCATCACTGTGATGTTTTTATAGTGCTTTTGTTCATGTTGTGCTTATCTTATCATGCCTTTCGCACCACTGTAATATGATCTTATGATACCGTGGACAAAAAGAGATACAAACATACATATGCACTAAATGGATGTATCAGCAAATAAATTGATCACAACTCCTGTTATGTTATTCCGCTTGAAAGTTTCGAATTCCAGTATATCACCATTAACTGCATCCCTCGCTCTGGTAATCGCAGCTGAATCACACTTGCTAAAAAAGTTGTGCTTGAAGTTCTCACTCTTTGAATGTCCTTTCTTTTCCCTTCTCTCCTACAACAAGTTCAAATATATGATGCATGTTCAGCGGTACAATGGAATGCCCTGTTTAGTACTGTTTGTTCCTTACCACTGAGCAAGTTTTCAGTTGATATCAGGGAGTATTTTTTTCTAACGTACAATTTtcagttgcatttgccttgcgttcTTACTGATTTACTGTCATCTTTATTTTTTCCTCTCCTGTTATATCCTTATAGGTCTGTACATgattaaataagtaaataaacaaataaataacctGCAGTGCAGTTAACCTTGACATCCAACTCAAGGCTGCCTTGAACCTAAGCACATAGCAAAAATGGCAAGTATGTCTACATCATGGCTTGACTGGGAGGTGCACACCTTCTGAGCATGCCAAAACTGGTCTAACACCCTACACCCATTTCGGACACCTAACACCATCACACGCAATGCAGCCACACCAACCTGCTGCCTTGCTGACGGGGCTGCTTAGCTTGATCTTCTCCTGAAGGTCTTCGGCTACAAAGCTGACCATGTCGCCCTCGTATGTGAGCGTCCCAGCAAGTTCGGACAGTCCCGTGCCGCCGGCAACTCCGTGAGCGTGCCGCTGGAGTGGCGAGTCCTCAAACACCTCCTCGGCACTCATCATGGACGAGCCAGGGCTGGTGATTTGGCTGTCCGTCATCGCAGAGGCAAGACGGCTACTTTGGTGCGGCTTGGACACCTTGACGCCCAGGCTCTGAGGTCTGAAAGGCAATCCAATCGGACAAGTTTGACCAGGCACACTGCTACAACTACACTGCCAACATCATAATTTCGGTTACTTCCACAAAATGCAAACAGGGTACCAAAGCCAATGTTCCTACGCAGGTCACAGCTAGACAGGTAGTACATGCTATACATGTGTGCCACCACCCTTAATCACCATCATTGACATCGATGTCATGTGTGCATGCATGACACGTGGCTAAGCAAGCCCAGGGGCTGTAAGCAGTAGCTCAGAAGAGTCTGAGCTGTCAAACAGTAAATGTGTGTCTAAGATCCTAAGTTAGCTGCTGACTTCAAAGTCACCACCCTGATCCCACAATACAAAGGCATGTATAACATACGCATGCCTTACGCATGTATGTGCACTGCACAGGTCCCTTCACCTTTCTCAAGTCTGGACTTGTTCGTGTAATATTTTCCTTCAGTATCAGCTGTCCAGCCCAAGAGTGACTACTACTAACTGTGAAAGTGCAATATTGGAGATAAAATGTAGCAGCTTCCTACTGATAAAACTCATCACACACAAAACAGCCCTAGTTAACTGCATGCCAATGGCCACACTGATCAACAGCAATGGGGGTAACAGTGACCAGCATTTCTTCCTAGTCTGCACAATGCCTTGTCTCCTACAACACTTTGTATTCACTTCTTTGTTGCCTCATTGTCTAGATTATAACAGTTTCTCAGCACAGTGTATAAAGAGACATGCCAATGGCTACAAGAATGCAATACTGTTACAAAGTCATGTAGTAAGCAATGCGTGTTACGGTAATAACAATTAAAGGATTGTTCATTTGTGGCAATATGCATTTGCCATGGAAGTGTTGCACTCTGCATATGACAGGATGGTGTGATGAAATTATGGACTTTGCAAGCGTAAACAGGATGGGCATCGCTGACAAAAGACATGGTTGTATTAGACATCAACGGCAGAGGCATTTGTAAAGCAGACTCAAGAATCTTGATAGAGATGTTGGCGCTGGCTCTTTGTGCATAGTGGGTGGCACATATGTGGTGCTAATGGGATCCTGCCACCACTGGAGTGGCGTCACTGTTGCTTTGCAGGGAGAGTGGGTATTTCAGAAAGGGTTGTTGTTTACACGCTACGCATCGGTGTATTACTTTGCTGGCACTCGGTCTTTTTACTGTGTAATTTGCACAGCTTGTGAGTCTGTTTGCAATGCTTGAATCTGGTGAGAAACCCATCGGTGCAACCTTGCACACGTCAGCAATGTGGACACTGCAGCTTCACCAAGTATTCTCCAGCAACAACCTTTTATGAACAGGGTTCTAACAAATGCTCGTCTGTGTCACCATGGCAAAACATTGCACTTCTATGGGAAAATGTAGGTTGCGTAGAAACCATTCGAAGCCTACCAGAATGAACACAGTATACACAGTCGCGAATAATGTGGAACAGGGACGGTCCGCAAGCTTCGAGTAATGCTGCAGCTTGATTTCTTACCCCTGAAAGCAGCAAGAGCTTTCAAAATTCTTGTACTGAtgttattaatgagaactaacagacaatagtgaCAAGGAACGCATAGGGGATGTCATCTGTAGCAatttggatataaatgtgaaaaaggtaaagtggacaaaaagataacttgccaccggcagagtcgcaggttcggtccctgccggcggcaagttatcttttcgtccactttactttcttcacatttatatcctaattactacaaataacaccccccatATTTTccgtggcgttattgtctgttagttctcattaatattgtgtctaacaggaaaaacaagcccttgaaaGTCGTcatctttcttccttctttgtaCAGATGTTGACTTACGAATACTTATACCCTCGACTAAacgtctttatttttttaagtACCCTTAACAAGGAACAAGATGCAATGGTAGGGCCAGAATAGCCAGAAGCATGTCGTATATTTCAATGTTTCAGACCATTGCAGTCCTCCCTGGAAGCTGACAAAGAATGCGTGTGAGAAATACGGGGGCTGTAGCCTGCCCTAGATCTTTCTCAAAATTGCGTACTTCTCGTTTGACTTTAAATCAAAGTGCAAAGTGAACAGAGACTTGTTGCAAATGCTTAGCATCATTCCTTTGTTAGAAAACCTTACTTAGGTCCCTGACAAATAATTAGCATCAACGACACACCTGGCATTTCCAATCGCTTCGGCAAGCCCCTTTCAGCATTCCGGAAGAGATTAGTAGGATTGGGAATCAGTTTTGGGCAATAATGGTCCTTAAAAACACGTGTTTCCTTCAGTTTGTACCCTTCTCAACATAATTGTTGCAGCAAACATGGAACTACAAACACTTTTTTAATTTCAAAGGAAACACCATGTGGAAAATATCCTTTGTTAGATAGGGATGGGTCTTGATTACGTCTCTGCTTGTTTAAGCGGGTGAGTCAGTACGTATTACAGGCTTCTGCAGGAGGAACGTATGAGACATTTCATATAACTCCCTCAACATTACAAGGACGCTACCTGCCATGCTGATCTGATTAGTTTTCAGCAAGCAGTGTGTGTGTACCATGATTATGCCTTTAACACACATTCTCTTTGACTTTACCAACTTCTTTTGCATGTGTCAATGAACTAACGCCCAGGTACAATTCTATGTCTAGTGGGTACACATGTAGAACATCGAACCATACCCTCCTTTTATTTCCATCAAATTTAGTTAAATCTTGTTTGCCATCATCCTTGAAAGGAAAGGTGCAAATTTAGGCGCCATGACAACAAGACGAGCGCCACTACAGACTGATTTATTGGTCTGCATATCAGGGTAGATTCCACACGACATGTGACATGCGCAGAACAGCGGCCGCGGCGAAGAAACAGGAGAAAAGAGTTGTTGTCTCACTTTCGTGGTGTCTAAATTTGAGCCTTTCCTTTCAAGATGCTTCACCAAGTAGCCCCTCAATACTTATGTACTACTTCTATGATATTACCATCTTCCCTAATCTAATGAATTCTAACCTACCGCATACTCTCTTTGACTTCATGTCCACATATCTCATTTCTAGTTAGGTCCATTCCTGAGATTGGGTGTGTTTGTTAAAAGGCAACCCTTAATACCACGGACATGTGTCAAAGGGTATAACCCTCAAACAGGGGCTGGCCTGTACCTGTAGTTTGCACGCGCCGAGGCAGCGCCGCCCTCGCGCTCCTCGCGGTTGATCTGGTCGACGAGCTCGTTGATGCCCTGCGTGGCGTCCTGCACCTCGGCCAAGTCGGAGATCTCGCCTGGCAGCaggtcgtcgtcctcgtcgtctcCCTCCTGGTAGATCTCGCTGTACGACGCCGTCATTGCGTCCGGCATGTCGTCAGACGTCGGCGTGTCGTCGTCGATCGACGGTGACACCGACGGGCTCGGTGCCTCGTCGCCGCTCGTCGCGCCGTTGGCGTCCGCCTCTTCGGCGCGCCGAAGCTTGGACGCGCAGTTGTCGAGGTTCTCCAAGTTCGGAGGACGGTTCTCCACACTCATGGTGGATGACCGATACGGCCGCCGTAGTGCGGATACCAACTAATAGCACTGCGTACGGCGAGCAACTGTCATTCGCAACGTACTCGCGCACTCGTCCGCACAATGCGGGCGTCCTCACGAAACCATTTGGGTTTCTTCCTACAGCACAGTTTTTGCTTTGCAGCCCTTCTCGAGGCAGATAGCCGAGCGAGTAAACTCACGCCCTCCTCCTTGATCTGCCTGCTGGGCTCCAAGAAGAGATGACCGTCCGCACGCTCTGACCATCCGTAGTATCGAGCCAGCCAGCTCCGAAATTCGGCAGGTGTGCGGGGCAAGGGCTAATGTCAATTCCCGGGGTTTCGTAAGGTGACTGAGAAGCAA includes the following:
- the LOC119372276 gene encoding BLOC-1-related complex subunit 6 translates to MSVENRPPNLENLDNCASKLRRAEEADANGATSGDEAPSPSVSPSIDDDTPTSDDMPDAMTASYSEIYQEGDDEDDDLLPGEISDLAEVQDATQGINELVDQINREEREGGAASARANYRPQSLGVKVSKPHQSSRLASAMTDSQITSPGSSMMSAEEVFEDSPLQRHAHGVAGGTGLSELAGTLTYEGDMVSFVAEDLQEKIKLSSPVSKAAEPFPSSCSSTSSLCRQMFGPPIAPIDPSALADLEEEARTVAASVETLLESLTTSMHGISAMTVDCMRLYERGISRTCDMADSNIKAMYQLMAKFEELSNSIRPLDGLVAEVKSIKKLLDHFENAVEGRI